The Flavobacterium piscisymbiosum genome includes a region encoding these proteins:
- a CDS encoding prolyl oligopeptidase family serine peptidase produces MKKTFLIMAITTAGISFGQNKIQYPESKKGETVDVYFDTKVSDPYRWLEDDKSAETGAWVKAQNEVTYGYLDKIPFREELKKRMEKLWNYEKISAPFVEGKFTYYSKNNGLQNQSVIYRKGKDGKEEVFLDPNTFSKDGTTSLGGLNFSKDGNKAAYAISEGGSDWRKVIIIDALSKKAIEDTLVDVKFSGVAWHGNEGFYYSSYDKPKGSELSAKTDQHKLYYHKLGTSQKEDKVIFGADQKRRYIGGYVTEDDKYLVISAANSTYGNELYIKDLTKANSPIVTIVDNFNSSNQIIENEGTKLFIETDLNAPNTRVVTVDISNPKPENWKDFIKETQNILSPSTGGGFFFANYTKDAVSFVQQYDYSGKLIREIKLPAVGTAGGFGGKKDEKTLYYSFTNYTTPGTIYSLEPKSGKSAIYQKPVVDFKSDDYESKQVFYTSKDGTKIPMIITYKKGTKLDGKNPTILYGYGGFNISLTPSFSIANAVWLENGGVYAVANLRGGGEYGKKWHDAGTKLQKQNVFDDFIAAGEYLIAQKYTSSAFLAIRGGSNGGLLVGATMTQRPDLMKVALPAVGVMDMLRYHTFTAGAGWAYDYGTSQDNKEMFEYLKGYSPVQNVKAGVKYPATMVTTGDHDDRVVPAHSFKFAAELQEKQTGPNPVLIRIDVKAGHGAGKSVAATIQENVDIQAFTLYNMGFKALPKK; encoded by the coding sequence ATGAAAAAAACATTTCTTATAATGGCAATTACAACTGCAGGAATTTCATTTGGGCAGAATAAAATTCAATATCCCGAAAGCAAAAAAGGCGAAACAGTTGACGTCTATTTTGATACAAAAGTAAGCGATCCTTATCGTTGGCTTGAAGATGATAAATCAGCTGAAACCGGTGCCTGGGTAAAGGCTCAAAATGAGGTTACTTACGGGTACTTGGATAAAATTCCGTTTCGTGAAGAACTTAAAAAACGAATGGAAAAACTTTGGAATTATGAGAAAATCAGCGCTCCGTTTGTAGAAGGGAAATTTACTTATTATTCTAAAAACAACGGACTTCAGAATCAGTCGGTTATTTACAGAAAAGGAAAAGATGGAAAAGAAGAAGTTTTCTTAGATCCAAATACTTTCTCTAAAGACGGAACTACATCTCTTGGTGGTTTAAATTTTTCTAAAGATGGAAATAAAGCTGCTTACGCTATTTCAGAAGGTGGAAGTGACTGGAGAAAAGTAATCATTATTGATGCTTTGTCTAAAAAAGCTATCGAAGATACTCTGGTAGATGTAAAATTTAGTGGTGTTGCATGGCACGGAAACGAAGGGTTTTATTACTCTAGCTACGACAAACCAAAAGGAAGTGAATTATCTGCAAAAACAGATCAGCATAAATTGTATTACCACAAGCTTGGAACTTCTCAAAAAGAAGACAAAGTTATTTTTGGTGCCGATCAAAAAAGAAGATACATAGGTGGTTATGTTACCGAAGATGATAAATATTTGGTAATCTCTGCTGCTAATTCTACTTACGGAAACGAATTATATATCAAAGATTTAACCAAAGCAAATAGTCCGATTGTAACGATTGTAGATAATTTTAACAGCAGCAATCAGATTATCGAGAATGAAGGAACTAAATTGTTTATCGAAACTGACTTAAATGCGCCAAATACACGTGTTGTTACTGTTGATATAAGCAATCCAAAACCTGAAAACTGGAAAGATTTTATCAAAGAAACTCAAAACATCTTATCACCTTCAACCGGTGGTGGATTTTTCTTCGCTAATTACACAAAAGATGCTGTTTCATTTGTACAACAATATGATTACAGTGGTAAACTTATTCGCGAAATCAAACTTCCTGCTGTAGGAACTGCAGGTGGATTTGGAGGTAAAAAAGACGAAAAAACGTTGTATTACAGCTTTACAAATTACACAACTCCGGGAACAATTTATTCATTAGAACCAAAATCTGGTAAATCTGCAATATACCAAAAACCTGTAGTTGATTTTAAAAGTGATGATTACGAATCTAAACAAGTATTCTACACTTCAAAAGACGGAACAAAAATTCCGATGATTATTACTTATAAAAAAGGAACAAAATTAGACGGTAAAAACCCAACAATTCTTTACGGTTACGGTGGATTCAATATTAGTCTAACACCAAGTTTCAGTATTGCAAATGCCGTTTGGTTAGAAAACGGAGGAGTTTATGCTGTTGCCAACTTAAGAGGTGGTGGAGAATATGGTAAAAAATGGCACGATGCCGGAACTAAATTGCAAAAGCAAAATGTATTTGATGATTTTATTGCTGCAGGCGAATATTTAATCGCTCAAAAATATACTTCATCGGCTTTCTTAGCAATTCGCGGAGGTTCTAACGGAGGTTTATTAGTTGGAGCAACAATGACTCAACGCCCTGATTTAATGAAAGTAGCGTTGCCGGCAGTTGGTGTAATGGATATGTTACGTTACCATACTTTTACCGCTGGTGCAGGTTGGGCTTACGATTACGGAACATCTCAGGACAACAAAGAAATGTTCGAATACCTAAAAGGATATTCTCCTGTACAAAATGTAAAAGCAGGAGTTAAATATCCTGCAACAATGGTTACCACTGGAGATCATGATGACCGTGTAGTTCCTGCACATAGTTTTAAATTCGCTGCTGAATTACAGGAAAAACAAACAGGACCTAATCCGGTTTTAATTCGTATTGATGTAAAAGCGGGTCACGGAGCAGGAAAATCTGTTGCTGCAACGATTCAGGAAAATGTAGACATTCAGGCGTTTACGCTTTACAATATGGGATTTAAGGCTTTACCTAAAAAGTAA
- the dnaE gene encoding DNA polymerase III subunit alpha — protein MYLIFDTETTGLPKRWDAPITDSDNWPRCIQIAWQLHDEMGKLVEHQDYLVKPDGFNIPYDAERIHGISTELAEADGIALAEVLEKFNIALSKTKFIVGQNLGFDVNIMGAEFHRMGVDSPMSSMPVLDTCTEVTASLLKLPGGRGGRFKLPTLTELHEYLFNKPFAEAHNATADVEATTRCFLELIRREVFTKEELDVEKDYFKEFQDKNPQEFPLIGLKHINLKAASDKIREQLKALESVGKEPTVLHSDREDFKEAKYAHLHNHTQFSVLQSTIGIGNIVAATAKNGMPAVAMTDTGNMMGAFHFVSAVMNHNKAASGKNKALVEAGEEPTETEIKPIVGCEFNVCDNHLDKSKKDNGNQIVLLAKNKNGYHNLAKMSSIAFTNGFYYVPRIDRKIIEQYKEDIMVLSGNLYGEIPSKILNIGENQAEEALIWWKEQFGDDFYLEIMRHNQEDENRVNKTLIEFSQKHNVKLIATNNTYYLNKEDANAHDILLCVKDGEKQATPIGRGRGYRYGLPNQEYYYKSQEEMKKLFADLPDSIINIQEIVDKVEIYSLYRDVLLPKFDIPEEFVVVEDEADGGVRGENKYLRHLTMVGAQRRYGEITESIQERLDFELLTISNSGYPGYFLIVQDFIAEARKMDVSVGPGRGSAAGSAVAYCLGITNIDPIKYDLLFERFLNPDRVSMPDIDIDFDDEGRGRVMDYVINKYGQNQVAQIITYGKMATKSAIRDTARVLDLPLFEADRIAKLIPAMMPSKWNLARFISESEDEVKKALRSDEFDNVKELIAIANEDDLAGETIQQAKILEGSMRNTGIHACGVIITPSDITNFVPVTTAKDSDLYVTQFDNSVAESAGLLKMDFLGLKTLTLIKDTVKLVKYRNGIDLDPDTFPIDDVETYALFQRGETVGIFQYESPGMQKYMKDLKPTVFGDLIAMNALYRPGPLEYIPSFVRRKNGEEEIKYDLDACEEYLGETYGITVYQEQVMLLSQSLADFTKGEADVLRKAMGKKQKDVLDKMKPKFVEQAAKKGHDAKVLEKIWKDWEAFASYAFNKSHSTCYAWIAYQTAYLKAHYPAEYMAAVLSNNMNDIKQVSFFMEECKRMGLQVLGPDVNESFYKFTVNDEYAVRFGMGAIKGVGSGAVGTIVESRKDGKYKSIFDLAKRIDLRAANKKAIENLALAGGFDSFEGTTRAQYFHDDGDGITFYEKAIRYGSKFQENENSSQVSLFGETSEVQIDEPVVPPCEDWSTMEKLAKEKEVVGIYISGHPLDDFRFEMKYFCNSRLESLKSMNEYVGKNLNFAGIINNVQHRVAKNGKGWAVFNLEGYDESYEFKIFGEEYLKFRHFLIQNNFAFIKILIKDGWVNHDTGKKSDPRMQFVEIRQLQDILEAFAKKLILLLNIKDLQAEFIYNLSQLFSANKGDNAVAFEIMELEKIKRLVEVETPTDFEETDDAVFVDENDAEASLEETKIQEVNEVEEIKVVTKLAMPSRRVKVKICTELLIELEKMQVNFKLN, from the coding sequence ATGTATTTAATATTCGATACCGAAACAACCGGATTACCAAAACGTTGGGATGCCCCAATTACCGATTCTGATAACTGGCCTCGCTGTATTCAGATTGCCTGGCAGCTGCATGACGAAATGGGAAAGCTTGTCGAGCATCAGGATTACCTTGTAAAACCTGACGGATTTAATATTCCGTACGATGCAGAACGTATTCACGGAATTTCGACTGAATTGGCTGAAGCCGATGGAATCGCCTTGGCCGAAGTTTTGGAGAAATTCAACATCGCATTAAGCAAAACCAAATTTATTGTTGGTCAGAATTTAGGTTTCGACGTTAATATTATGGGAGCTGAATTTCATAGAATGGGCGTAGATTCACCTATGAGTTCAATGCCGGTTTTAGATACGTGTACCGAGGTTACGGCTTCATTATTAAAACTTCCCGGAGGTCGTGGAGGAAGGTTTAAATTACCAACCTTAACAGAATTACACGAATATCTTTTTAATAAACCTTTCGCGGAAGCGCACAACGCAACTGCCGACGTTGAGGCAACTACGCGTTGTTTCTTGGAATTAATAAGAAGAGAAGTTTTTACCAAAGAAGAACTGGATGTTGAAAAGGATTATTTTAAAGAATTTCAGGATAAAAATCCACAGGAATTTCCTTTAATTGGATTAAAACACATCAATTTAAAAGCAGCTTCTGATAAAATTAGAGAGCAGCTAAAAGCTTTAGAATCGGTTGGAAAAGAACCTACGGTTTTGCATTCTGACAGAGAAGATTTTAAAGAAGCAAAATATGCGCATTTACACAATCATACCCAATTTTCGGTTTTACAATCGACAATAGGTATTGGAAATATCGTTGCGGCTACAGCCAAAAACGGAATGCCGGCCGTTGCGATGACCGATACAGGAAACATGATGGGAGCTTTTCACTTTGTGAGCGCCGTTATGAACCACAATAAAGCAGCATCCGGAAAAAATAAAGCTTTGGTTGAAGCTGGTGAAGAACCAACAGAAACAGAGATAAAACCAATCGTAGGTTGTGAATTTAATGTTTGCGACAATCACCTTGATAAAAGCAAAAAAGACAACGGAAATCAGATTGTATTGTTAGCCAAAAATAAAAATGGTTATCATAATCTGGCAAAAATGTCATCGATTGCGTTTACAAATGGATTTTATTATGTCCCGAGGATTGATCGAAAAATTATCGAACAATATAAGGAAGATATTATGGTTTTGTCCGGAAATTTATACGGAGAAATTCCGAGTAAAATTCTGAACATTGGTGAAAACCAAGCCGAAGAAGCCTTGATTTGGTGGAAAGAACAATTTGGCGATGATTTTTATCTGGAAATTATGCGCCACAATCAGGAAGATGAAAATCGTGTAAATAAAACCCTGATTGAATTTTCGCAAAAGCACAATGTCAAATTAATTGCGACAAATAATACCTATTATTTAAATAAAGAAGATGCCAATGCACACGATATTTTATTGTGTGTAAAAGATGGTGAAAAACAAGCCACACCAATTGGTCGTGGTCGCGGATATCGTTACGGATTACCAAATCAGGAATACTATTATAAGTCGCAGGAAGAGATGAAAAAACTCTTTGCTGATTTACCTGATTCGATTATTAATATACAGGAAATTGTCGATAAGGTTGAGATTTATTCGCTTTATCGCGATGTATTGCTTCCTAAATTTGATATTCCCGAAGAGTTTGTAGTTGTCGAAGACGAAGCTGATGGTGGTGTTCGTGGTGAAAATAAATACCTGCGACACCTTACAATGGTTGGGGCACAAAGACGATATGGTGAGATTACCGAATCGATTCAGGAACGTTTGGATTTTGAGTTATTAACGATTTCGAATTCCGGATATCCGGGTTACTTTTTGATCGTTCAGGATTTTATCGCCGAAGCACGAAAAATGGACGTTTCGGTTGGTCCCGGTCGTGGATCTGCTGCGGGTTCTGCTGTGGCGTATTGTTTAGGAATTACCAATATTGACCCTATTAAGTACGATTTGCTTTTTGAGCGTTTCCTAAATCCGGATCGTGTATCCATGCCCGATATTGATATCGATTTTGATGATGAGGGTCGTGGTCGTGTTATGGATTATGTAATTAATAAATACGGTCAAAATCAGGTGGCGCAAATTATTACGTATGGTAAAATGGCAACCAAATCTGCGATTCGTGATACGGCTCGTGTACTGGATTTGCCATTGTTTGAAGCCGATAGAATTGCAAAACTGATTCCGGCAATGATGCCGTCAAAATGGAATCTGGCGCGTTTTATTTCTGAAAGCGAAGATGAAGTTAAAAAAGCTCTCCGTTCTGATGAATTTGATAATGTAAAAGAATTGATCGCCATTGCCAATGAAGATGATTTGGCGGGAGAAACAATTCAACAGGCAAAAATCCTTGAAGGATCGATGCGAAATACCGGAATTCACGCCTGTGGGGTAATCATTACGCCATCGGATATTACGAATTTCGTTCCTGTAACTACAGCAAAAGATTCTGATTTATATGTAACACAGTTTGATAACTCGGTTGCAGAAAGTGCAGGATTGTTGAAGATGGACTTCCTGGGTCTGAAGACCCTTACCTTAATAAAAGATACCGTTAAACTGGTAAAATATAGAAACGGAATTGATCTTGATCCCGATACATTCCCAATTGATGATGTGGAGACGTATGCACTTTTCCAGAGAGGAGAAACAGTTGGAATCTTCCAATACGAGTCGCCTGGAATGCAGAAATACATGAAGGATCTAAAGCCAACGGTTTTTGGAGATTTAATTGCCATGAATGCCTTGTATCGTCCGGGGCCTTTAGAATATATCCCTTCTTTCGTAAGAAGAAAAAATGGCGAAGAGGAAATCAAATACGATTTAGATGCCTGTGAGGAATATTTAGGAGAAACTTACGGAATTACGGTTTACCAGGAGCAGGTAATGCTTTTGTCGCAATCGCTGGCTGACTTTACAAAAGGTGAGGCCGACGTTTTGCGTAAGGCGATGGGTAAGAAACAAAAAGACGTACTGGATAAAATGAAGCCTAAGTTCGTAGAGCAAGCGGCTAAAAAAGGTCATGATGCAAAAGTTTTGGAGAAAATCTGGAAAGACTGGGAAGCATTTGCGAGTTATGCCTTCAACAAGTCGCACTCGACTTGTTATGCCTGGATTGCGTATCAAACGGCGTATTTAAAAGCGCATTATCCGGCAGAATATATGGCAGCGGTTCTTTCGAATAATATGAATGATATCAAGCAAGTATCATTTTTTATGGAAGAATGCAAACGAATGGGCTTGCAGGTTTTAGGACCAGATGTAAATGAGTCGTTCTATAAATTCACGGTAAACGATGAATATGCAGTACGTTTTGGAATGGGCGCTATTAAAGGTGTGGGTTCCGGAGCTGTGGGAACCATTGTAGAAAGTAGAAAAGACGGTAAATACAAATCGATTTTTGATTTGGCGAAACGTATCGATTTGCGCGCAGCTAATAAAAAAGCAATCGAAAACCTCGCTTTAGCAGGTGGTTTTGATTCGTTTGAAGGAACGACAAGAGCTCAATATTTTCATGATGATGGTGATGGAATTACGTTTTATGAAAAAGCAATTCGTTACGGCTCTAAGTTTCAGGAAAACGAAAATTCATCGCAAGTGAGTTTGTTTGGAGAAACAAGTGAGGTGCAAATTGATGAACCTGTTGTGCCGCCATGTGAAGACTGGAGCACGATGGAAAAATTGGCCAAAGAGAAAGAGGTTGTTGGAATTTATATTTCAGGACATCCCCTTGATGATTTTAGATTCGAGATGAAATACTTCTGTAATTCCCGATTAGAATCGCTGAAAAGCATGAATGAATATGTGGGTAAAAATCTAAATTTTGCAGGAATCATTAATAACGTGCAGCATCGTGTGGCAAAAAATGGAAAAGGCTGGGCGGTATTTAATCTGGAAGGATATGATGAGAGTTATGAGTTTAAGATTTTTGGCGAAGAATACTTAAAATTCCGCCATTTCCTGATTCAGAATAATTTTGCTTTCATTAAAATATTAATAAAAGACGGTTGGGTAAATCATGATACAGGTAAAAAATCTGATCCGAGAATGCAATTTGTTGAGATTAGACAATTGCAGGATATCCTGGAAGCTTTTGCTAAAAAACTGATTTTGTTATTGAATATAAAAGATTTGCAGGCTGAATTTATTTATAATTTAAGTCAATTATTTAGCGCCAATAAAGGAGATAATGCTGTGGCTTTTGAGATTATGGAGCTTGAAAAGATAAAACGTTTGGTCGAAGTAGAAACTCCTACGGATTTTGAAGAAACAGATGATGCCGTTTTTGTAGACGAGAATGACGCAGAAGCATCTCTTGAGGAAACCAAGATTCAGGAAGTAAATGAGGTCGAGGAAATCAAGGTTGTAACCAAGCTTGCCATGCCTAGTCGTAGAGTAAAAGTTAAGATTTGTACTGAGTTATTGATAGAATTAGAGAAAATGCAGGTAAATTTTAAGCTAAACTAA
- a CDS encoding outer membrane beta-barrel protein: MKKNLFLLGLLVCSMATMAQTEKADKPESWYFKLGGSYFIQTAATEFPIVNGQLPNTDVYGPDGTTLVSRKTNHGSFGEGFRSGLTAGYRFSTRLGVEMGINYYSSADKLMVETTNRLVPPTTNIFVSGDAVGKIRAWDLSPTLVLFLGESKGFEPYTKVGVIVPIHGDLTIETNREYSTAAGVIAKTYSEDVVKPNPTIGFTAAIGSSYKLGKKISVYAEIEYRNFTVHGDTKETTVFTENGVDKLNTPTTFRPDASYSAIHTNYVSKIDTSSNSKVTNAAGFDNTRATDDISSFVGISGLGLTFGLKYSL, from the coding sequence ATGAAAAAGAACCTATTTTTACTAGGATTATTAGTTTGCTCTATGGCCACAATGGCGCAAACAGAAAAAGCAGATAAGCCAGAAAGTTGGTATTTTAAATTAGGTGGATCTTATTTTATTCAAACTGCTGCAACAGAGTTTCCAATTGTGAACGGTCAATTACCTAATACAGATGTTTATGGACCTGACGGGACTACTTTGGTTTCCAGAAAAACAAATCATGGGTCTTTTGGAGAAGGTTTCCGTTCTGGATTAACTGCAGGTTACCGTTTTTCAACACGTTTAGGAGTTGAAATGGGAATTAACTATTATTCTAGCGCTGATAAATTGATGGTTGAAACAACAAATCGTTTAGTTCCTCCAACTACAAATATTTTTGTATCTGGTGATGCTGTAGGTAAAATTAGAGCTTGGGATTTATCACCAACATTAGTGTTGTTTTTAGGAGAGTCTAAAGGTTTTGAACCTTATACAAAAGTAGGTGTTATTGTTCCTATACATGGAGATTTAACTATTGAAACCAATCGTGAATATTCGACTGCAGCAGGGGTTATAGCGAAAACATATTCTGAAGACGTTGTAAAACCGAATCCAACTATTGGTTTTACAGCCGCAATAGGAAGTTCTTATAAATTAGGTAAAAAGATTTCTGTATATGCTGAAATTGAATATAGAAACTTTACTGTTCACGGAGATACAAAAGAAACTACTGTGTTTACCGAAAACGGAGTAGATAAATTAAATACTCCAACTACTTTCCGTCCTGATGCTTCTTATTCTGCGATTCATACTAATTATGTTAGCAAAATTGATACTTCATCAAATAGCAAAGTAACTAATGCAGCTGGTTTTGACAATACTAGAGCTACTGATGATATCAGTTCTTTCGTTGGTATTTCAGGTTTAGGGCTTACTTTCGGTCTTAAATACAGTTTATAA
- a CDS encoding helix-turn-helix domain-containing protein produces MEKKNNNPSKLSSISQFHTLFNLPKPLHPMISLVDNTKLVINAGLTNNAFLLDFYKISYKYSTNGKMGYGQGYYDFNEGGLMFTSPNQLIFTDNEEGAEYFGFTLFFHPDFIRNYPLGKTIKKYGFFSYDTNEALHLSDSEKTTIIGLLNSIDNELHTAIDEMSQDVIVSYLDVLLNYSNRFYKRQFITRKTISSDLLLKVEETLDNYINNAETLKRGLPTVDFLASQINVSSHYLSDMLRNLTGQNAQQHIHSKLIEKSKDFLITTNLSVAEIAYQLGFEYPQSFSKLFKKKTSLTPLAFKNSLN; encoded by the coding sequence ATGGAAAAGAAAAATAATAATCCGTCAAAACTTTCTTCTATATCTCAGTTTCATACTTTATTTAATCTGCCAAAACCGCTGCATCCTATGATTAGTCTGGTGGACAATACCAAACTGGTCATCAATGCCGGATTGACAAATAATGCTTTTCTTCTTGATTTTTATAAAATATCTTATAAATATTCGACCAACGGAAAAATGGGTTATGGTCAGGGCTATTATGATTTTAATGAAGGCGGATTAATGTTTACCTCTCCCAATCAATTGATTTTTACCGATAATGAAGAAGGAGCCGAATATTTTGGGTTTACGCTGTTTTTTCATCCTGATTTTATTAGAAATTATCCTTTAGGAAAAACGATCAAAAAATATGGCTTTTTCTCCTACGATACCAATGAAGCATTGCATCTTTCTGACAGTGAAAAAACAACCATTATTGGATTGTTAAACAGCATTGATAATGAACTTCATACCGCAATTGACGAAATGAGTCAGGATGTTATAGTTTCTTATCTTGATGTGTTGCTTAATTACAGTAATCGTTTTTATAAACGCCAATTTATTACACGAAAAACCATTAGCAGTGATTTATTACTTAAAGTAGAAGAAACGCTGGATAATTATATCAATAATGCCGAAACACTGAAAAGAGGTTTGCCTACAGTAGATTTTCTGGCTTCGCAAATAAATGTTTCAAGCCACTATCTGAGTGATATGCTTCGAAATTTAACGGGACAAAATGCGCAACAGCACATTCACTCCAAACTAATCGAAAAATCAAAAGATTTTCTGATTACTACCAATCTTTCGGTTGCAGAAATAGCGTATCAATTGGGTTTTGAATACCCTCAATCGTTTAGTAAACTCTTTAAAAAGAAAACCAGCCTTACACCTTTAGCTTTTAAAAACTCACTGAATTAA
- a CDS encoding Gfo/Idh/MocA family protein, with protein sequence MKIVKWGIIGCGNVTEVKSGPAFQKSPNSALVAVMRRDAALAEDYAKRHNVPKWYSNAVDLINDPEVDAVYIATPPSSHKEYTILCAKAGKPVYVEKPMALTFEECNEMISVCKEHNVPLFVAYYRRSLPRFLKIKELIDKNKIGTVRHVNCVLYHPFEERYDDEINLPWTVLPHISGGGIFVDLACHTLDFLDFVLGPIQSVRGHASSQLKAYPAEDSVSMSFLFENGIHGTGLWNFASFERYDNTDIVGDKGKISFSTFGNDPIHIQYTNGEKESFTIENPLHIQQPLVETVVAEILGNEGINPSRGTSAARTTWVIDEVLKEFRSLK encoded by the coding sequence ATGAAAATTGTAAAATGGGGAATTATAGGTTGTGGTAATGTAACCGAAGTTAAAAGTGGTCCGGCATTTCAAAAATCGCCTAACTCGGCTTTAGTTGCAGTTATGCGAAGAGACGCTGCTCTTGCAGAAGATTACGCCAAACGCCATAATGTTCCCAAATGGTATTCGAACGCTGTGGATTTAATTAATGATCCTGAAGTCGATGCTGTTTATATTGCTACTCCTCCATCCTCTCATAAAGAATATACTATTTTGTGTGCCAAAGCCGGAAAACCGGTTTATGTAGAGAAACCAATGGCTTTGACATTTGAAGAATGCAACGAAATGATCAGCGTTTGTAAAGAACATAACGTTCCTTTATTTGTGGCATATTACAGAAGAAGTTTACCTCGCTTTTTAAAGATAAAAGAATTAATTGATAAAAATAAAATAGGAACTGTAAGACACGTGAATTGCGTTTTATACCATCCGTTTGAAGAAAGATACGATGACGAAATCAATTTGCCGTGGACAGTTTTACCACACATTTCCGGCGGAGGAATCTTTGTTGATTTGGCTTGTCATACTTTAGATTTTCTTGATTTTGTTTTGGGACCAATTCAATCTGTTCGCGGACATGCAAGTTCTCAGCTTAAAGCATATCCGGCAGAAGATTCGGTTTCGATGTCTTTTTTATTTGAAAATGGAATTCACGGAACTGGTTTATGGAACTTCGCCAGTTTTGAACGTTACGACAATACTGATATTGTAGGTGATAAAGGTAAAATCTCATTCTCTACTTTTGGAAATGATCCAATACATATTCAATATACAAATGGCGAAAAAGAAAGTTTTACGATCGAAAACCCACTTCATATTCAGCAGCCGCTTGTTGAAACTGTAGTAGCTGAAATTTTGGGTAATGAAGGTATTAATCCATCAAGAGGAACTTCGGCGGCAAGAACAACCTGGGTAATTGATGAAGTATTGAAGGAGTTTAGGAGTTTGAAATAG
- a CDS encoding SDR family oxidoreductase, with protein MKTIFITGASSGLGKATAKLFHNQGWNVIATMRNPEKETELSGLKNVTLLPLNVTNYDQIQSTVQKALELSDIDIVFNNAGYGLIGPLESFNDDQITKQLNTNLLGVIRVTNAFIPYFRERRSGLFISTTSIGGLISFPLGSVYHATKWGLEGWSESMAYELNPFGVHIKTVSPGGIKTEFLHGSLDSGTKPEYEAMTNALFASVDTMFEMASTAEQIADVVFEAATDGKTKLRYVAGEDAKALYQQRLEQGDEVFRTAFGKQFLGA; from the coding sequence ATGAAAACAATTTTTATCACAGGCGCTTCTTCAGGATTAGGAAAAGCAACAGCAAAATTATTCCACAATCAAGGATGGAATGTAATCGCAACAATGAGAAACCCTGAAAAGGAAACAGAACTTTCTGGTTTAAAAAACGTAACGTTATTGCCTTTGAACGTTACTAATTATGATCAAATACAAAGCACGGTTCAAAAAGCGCTGGAATTAAGCGACATTGATATCGTTTTTAACAATGCGGGTTATGGATTAATTGGTCCTTTGGAAAGTTTTAACGACGACCAAATCACAAAACAGCTTAATACCAATTTGTTGGGCGTAATTCGTGTTACCAATGCTTTTATTCCTTATTTCAGAGAAAGAAGAAGCGGCTTATTTATCTCAACAACTTCTATCGGCGGATTGATTTCTTTTCCTTTAGGATCTGTATATCATGCAACAAAATGGGGATTGGAAGGCTGGAGCGAAAGTATGGCTTATGAATTAAATCCGTTTGGTGTACATATTAAAACGGTTTCTCCGGGCGGTATTAAAACAGAATTTCTACACGGTTCACTTGATTCAGGAACTAAACCTGAATATGAAGCAATGACAAACGCCTTGTTTGCAAGTGTTGATACTATGTTTGAAATGGCATCGACTGCAGAACAAATTGCCGATGTTGTATTTGAAGCTGCTACGGATGGAAAAACCAAACTAAGATATGTAGCCGGAGAAGATGCCAAAGCACTTTACCAACAAAGACTGGAACAAGGCGACGAAGTTTTTCGCACCGCTTTTGGCAAACAATTTCTGGGAGCCTAA